The Dioscorea cayenensis subsp. rotundata cultivar TDr96_F1 chromosome 8, TDr96_F1_v2_PseudoChromosome.rev07_lg8_w22 25.fasta, whole genome shotgun sequence genome segment ATATATCATTCTGATAGGCTTAAACAAAGTCTCGACTTGAAAGAAATCTTTCTGAGTAGTTATTTAGATTCTCATTGGCATGTATAACAACAGTAGCTTAGAATGTCAACATGGGGCACTTTCATACAAGAATCAAATTGTCTAAACGATCACAACAAAGGTAAAACAAAGAAATCTTGAAACCCGATGTCCAACAAAAGCAGTGCAGAGAAACATACCCCCTCAGTCCTCAATATCCGACTAGTGCACTGCCAAGCATTCTTGTACTCCTTTACTTGTGTCTTAGTGTTGTAAGCTTGCAATTTCACCTGTCAATAGAAATTTCCAAGAGATTTCAAAACCAAAATTCTCACTATACTTTCTGACATACAAATTTTCAGCTAAAAATGGGGAATTTTTCATGAAGCATAACTAGAACTATGTTTTCCAATTAATCTTCTTGAAGATTTGGTTATCATGCGAAGCATTGAATAATATAAAAGACCATTAAACTCTTATCACGCGATCACATAACACATTGAAcataaataaaccacaaatagAGTCACAGAAACCTCAGCTCCAACCAAAGATTCACATATTTCAAGGAAACTTCAAGGTAGAAGCAAGGTTTGAAAGAGAAAAGAAGTTCCTGTAGATCAGAAGAGAAGACGAACGAAAGGAGCAACCTTGACAGTGTCGAAAGGATGGCCAACGATGACAGTGGCGACCCCGGCGACGAATCCGGCGGCGTAGTCCTTAGCGGCGTCGCCGGCGGCCATCTTGCTTCTCcaatggaggagaagaagactAGGGTTTCTTGATCTTTCGCAGGTTGGCGACGCTCTCAATCGAAGCCGAGTCGTTTAAAAGCGCAacctttttttgtctttttgttctcttttccgGTCCATTTGCTCTGTTTTCAAATCAGAAACAGAGTACTCCGCgctgcattttatttatttcacattACTGGAGTTACTATGAGAAGAATATtatgattaataatttaaaaataatgaaaattttatgattcaatttctttgctattttaaaaatgctttattttattttattttattttggaagttTTGGGTATTGCTCATCAAagactaattttattttatttttgatatttggtTAAGATTTAGGATTTTAGgtgattttttccttttatttatatacattttgCTTAGATTTTCATTAAGTACAAAGATATCCAACATTTTGTAAGCTAGTTATTAGTATACTAGATGCAATGATCTTGTGTTCTAGAGATgcaaaagccaaaaaaaaaaaaaattcaatatataaagaaaaatatgaactcAATctgaaacaataacatatgaTGAACACACTGATAATACTTCACTGTTGTATGATTTTCATGTATCAGAGGAAGCAAAACTGTAAACTTTTACTTGCCCTAAAACTTTTGAGGGGTTCTCTAAACTCCGGCAGCATGAGCAATTCACAGAATAAGTGTGTCGAAattgtaaaaagtaaaaagcttCTTAGGTGTAGAATCATTGATCTGCTCTAAATGTCAAAAGAGCTTCTTCTTACAAGGATGGTGGTTTCACACATTGTTTGATTTCTGAGAGTAAATTGTGCCTCAATGGTTTCAGTCCTTGCTGACTCCAGCGATTGACAAGAAGATTTTCCAATTTCCTGACCTGAAAGAAAGCATTATAACGGAAGTAATGCATTATTTCAGCAAATGAAAGAAAGtttcaagtttaaattttgttcgAACAAACTAATTTACACAATCATGTAAAAGGGCGGCGTTTTATTCACATGATTGGCATTTCagaaaatattaattgaatactcccatataaaaatatctaatcTACATGAAAGATGCTGGGTATTGAATGATCAATTGTACCCATAAGATGCCAATTGGCAGGCCAACATgtgtttttcatcaaaaacaatTTAGATAAAACCTTGTGATTCATGTAGTCACTTTTTAGTCAGCCATGTGATTCACATTCAGAGTTCAATGCAGTAGGGTGATAATGCCAATCAGCTCATTAACATGGCTTGAAAAAAGTTGGGCgctaattataataaatgaatTCATTCTCCAAAATCAGATTACATCAATCAACCAATTGAAATTCATAGTTCAAACAGTTAGATATTAATGAGAAGAAATTAGAGAGGCAAGAAGTCATACCTCCTTGACAATGAAAGTCTCCCCAGAAAGAGTTAATGGCTCGGTACAGATAGTTAAAAAACCATTTATATTTCCATAAACCACATCAGTGAAATGCCGATCACCAACCTGTTACAATAAGCATAAGCAATAATGGCATAGCTGCAATGAAGTTGGAGTTAGCCTACATTTGTTGATCTTACCATAACAAGAAGCGAGGCAGAGCAACCAAAATACTTCTCTATGTCTTCAGCTGTGCCAGATGGTTTTTTCACCTCTGcaaagaatatatatgtattttttttaagaaagtttcaaaatgagaattttttaatggcattttcttttaatacaaATATGATAAGGCCTCATATAAACATAAGCAATCATACCAAAATTTGATCCTTGAACTATTCAACAGAACAAGATATTCCATCTAGCATTAGCATTGCACTGAAAAGTATGAGCTTGGATCATCGAGAACCATATTAAAGGTAGCCCTCCAGCAACATCTTTAACACATAAGCACACTGACCTTCATGCATCTCAAGATTATGAATAGTGATGAAGCTTCAActatcaatatattttaaaacgaAATTGGCCAAAAGGCTTACATAAAAATAATGGGCCTCATACTATCATGtgctaaaaacaaaatcatcacatATAAACATCAAGTTGTGATAACAGAACTATGATGTGTATAGGTATTCCCTAACTAGAAGCCCAtaaatccaaaacaaaacactaTTTATTCATTCAATAGCCAAGTTTCTCCACAAAATCACCATCATCTAAGAATTATCCTTGGAAGTTTGCTTATAGCTTTATTTGTCAAAGCGCAAGCTATCAAGACTGTTGTTCGCTTAACAATAAAATGCAAGTTTTTGCATATAATTCACCAACAATCCAACATAATAAAGCAATCTGAATTGAAACAAGGAATATGTTGGAAAACAGAGGATCCAACAAATCAAGCAAGAAGATTAGATTACCATGCCTTATGACATGAATCCCTTCAATGGCATCTTCCAGAGCCCTAGCTTCCAAACCATCCGGATCATACTGGCGTAAACCTGGGGAAAAAAATCCACACGCCACTcaaaatcaaaccaaacaaattagcAAGTACAAAAGGGGGCTCAAAGATGAGAACTTAACCGGCGGAATTGCTAAAAACCGCGATTTTTCCAGGAAAGGAAGCACGGCATTGTTGGAAGGAATGGGAAAGAGAGGGCCACAGAGAGAGGGAATAAGGGGCGGTGATGGTGTTATCCTTGTCGAAGACGACGCCACGGAAGCCGAGTCTCTCGAGCTCAGCCCAGTCAATCCAGCGGATATCGGGGACGGAGATGTGGGGAAGGGCAAGGTGGGGGTGCTTGGCGGCGACGCCGGCGAAGAGGGAGATGCCCGCAGGGTTAAAGCGTTGGCTGAGGGAGCGGCTCCACGTCGACTGGCCCATGGTGGTGGTGATCTTCGCTTGCTTCTCCGATGGGCTACTGGTGCTGAAGAGCCG includes the following:
- the LOC120267769 gene encoding phosphatidylglycerophosphate phosphatase 1, chloroplastic translates to MSRISLPSSIARSHLSFHCASAHRLFSTSSPSEKQAKITTTMGQSTWSRSLSQRFNPAGISLFAGVAAKHPHLALPHISVPDIRWIDWAELERLGFRGVVFDKDNTITAPYSLSLWPSLSHSFQQCRASFPGKIAVFSNSAGLRQYDPDGLEARALEDAIEGIHVIRHEVKKPSGTAEDIEKYFGCSASLLVMVGDRHFTDVVYGNINGFLTICTEPLTLSGETFIVKEVRKLENLLVNRWSQQGLKPLRHNLLSEIKQCVKPPSL